A single region of the Actinoplanes sp. SE50/110 genome encodes:
- a CDS encoding AMP-binding protein — MDALFVGATMLRRGLLNPGNPIRIVQQFAALGRWGFGLAGELRQAAARSPRRIAVIDDQRTLTYAQLLNRAEKLARGLPVAPGERVGILCRNSARMIEALIGVTSVGADPVLMNTGLSAHQMVTVAKDQGLRALHFDDEFAPTVALVEGVEKISEERFEELIAGAPAGSGTVPPERPGRTIVLTSGTTGVPKGARRPTPGGFRPLCSVIDRIPLRAEDRVMIAAPLFHTWGYAGLQIALALRATVVLRRRFEPAAIVHDLVRHACTGMIAVPVMVQQLMELAEPPAKPGLRVVAISGSALPGGLATRFMDRYGDVLYNLYGSTEASWASIATPEDLRFAPDTAGRPPYGTKVAVLDEHGDPVPRGAVGRLFVGNEMLFEGYTNGAAKLMRDGLLATGDLGHVDATGRVYVDGREDDMIVSGGENVYPAEVEGLLADLPQVREVAVIGVPDDEYGQRLAAYLVLRDGETLDPEAVREHVRHHRARFSVPRDVTFLDALPRNATGKVVTRDLPR; from the coding sequence ATGGACGCGCTTTTCGTCGGTGCCACGATGCTGCGGCGCGGACTGCTGAACCCGGGCAACCCGATCCGGATCGTCCAGCAGTTCGCGGCACTCGGCCGGTGGGGCTTCGGGCTCGCCGGTGAGCTCCGGCAGGCGGCCGCCCGCAGCCCGCGGCGGATCGCGGTGATCGACGATCAGCGGACATTGACGTACGCCCAATTGCTGAACCGCGCCGAAAAGCTGGCCCGCGGCCTGCCGGTGGCCCCGGGGGAGCGGGTCGGGATTCTGTGCCGCAACTCGGCGCGGATGATCGAGGCGCTGATCGGCGTGACCAGCGTCGGCGCCGACCCGGTGCTGATGAATACCGGTCTGTCGGCCCACCAGATGGTGACCGTCGCCAAGGACCAGGGTCTGCGGGCGCTGCACTTCGACGACGAGTTCGCGCCGACGGTCGCCCTGGTCGAGGGCGTGGAGAAGATCAGCGAGGAACGCTTCGAGGAACTGATCGCCGGTGCTCCGGCAGGATCGGGAACGGTCCCGCCGGAGCGCCCCGGGCGAACGATCGTGCTCACCTCCGGCACCACGGGTGTGCCGAAAGGCGCGCGGCGCCCCACGCCGGGCGGATTCCGGCCGCTCTGTTCGGTGATCGACCGGATTCCGCTGCGCGCCGAGGACCGCGTGATGATCGCCGCGCCGCTCTTCCACACCTGGGGCTATGCCGGGCTGCAGATCGCGCTGGCGCTGCGGGCGACGGTGGTGCTGCGCCGCAGATTCGAGCCGGCCGCGATCGTGCACGACCTGGTGCGGCACGCCTGCACCGGCATGATCGCCGTGCCGGTCATGGTGCAGCAGCTGATGGAGCTGGCCGAGCCGCCGGCCAAGCCCGGCCTGCGGGTGGTGGCGATCAGCGGCTCGGCGCTGCCCGGCGGCCTGGCCACCCGGTTCATGGACCGGTACGGCGACGTCCTCTACAACCTCTACGGCTCGACGGAGGCCTCCTGGGCGTCGATCGCCACCCCGGAGGACCTGCGCTTCGCGCCCGACACCGCAGGAAGACCCCCCTACGGTACGAAGGTGGCAGTGCTCGACGAGCACGGCGACCCGGTGCCGCGCGGTGCGGTCGGCCGCCTGTTCGTCGGCAACGAGATGCTCTTCGAGGGCTACACGAACGGCGCCGCGAAACTGATGCGCGACGGCCTGCTCGCCACCGGCGACCTGGGCCATGTCGACGCCACCGGCCGCGTCTATGTGGACGGCCGGGAGGACGACATGATCGTCTCCGGCGGGGAGAACGTGTACCCCGCCGAGGTCGAGGGCCTGCTCGCCGACCTGCCCCAGGTGCGCGAGGTCGCGGTGATCGGCGTGCCCGACGACGAATACGGTCAGCGGCTCGCCGCCTACCTGGTGCTCCGCGACGGCGAGACCCTCGACCCGGAAGCGGTCCGCGAGCACGTCCGCCACCACCGCGCCCGATTCAGCGTCCCCCGCGACGTGACCTTCCTGGACGCGCTGCCCCGCAACGCCACCGGCAAGGTGGTCACCCGGGACCTGCCGCGCTAG
- a CDS encoding nuclear transport factor 2 family protein, with amino-acid sequence MSLTAEDRLEIHEVLALHGHLCDAGDYDRFDLVFTADLQVDVSALGYEPVRTGPASRPSLATYIEVARRRGPGSTLAMHVTNIIVRADGDGARAWSKGMTVGEDGRVASFTYADHLVRTGHGWRIRHRTVSPHREPGRGVPVR; translated from the coding sequence ATGAGCCTGACCGCCGAGGACCGCCTGGAGATCCACGAAGTGCTCGCGCTGCACGGTCACCTGTGCGACGCCGGCGACTACGACCGCTTCGACCTGGTGTTCACCGCGGACCTGCAGGTGGACGTCAGCGCCCTCGGTTATGAACCGGTCCGCACCGGACCGGCATCCCGGCCGAGCCTGGCGACCTACATCGAGGTCGCCCGGCGACGCGGGCCGGGCAGCACGCTCGCCATGCACGTCACCAACATCATCGTCCGCGCCGACGGCGACGGTGCCCGTGCCTGGTCGAAGGGGATGACCGTGGGCGAGGACGGCCGGGTCGCCAGCTTCACCTACGCGGATCACCTCGTCCGGACCGGGCACGGCTGGCGCATCCGGCACCGCACGGTGTCCCCGCACCGCGAGCCCGGCCGGGGTGTCCCCGTCCGCTGA
- a CDS encoding acyl-CoA dehydrogenase family protein, with protein MEFWLDLNEEQTDLRDWVHGFAEQVIRPAAAEWDEREQTPWPVLQEAAKIGLYGFEFLINTWADNTGLSLPIANEELFWGDGGIGMAISGTSLAVAAIYGSGTPEQLVEWVPQCFGDADEPKVAAFCSTEPEAGSDVASMRTRAVYHEATDEWVITGQKAYATNGGIANVHVVTASVDPALGSKGQAAFVVPPGTAGLVGTKKLKKLGLRASHTADVFLDDVRIPGSCLLGGKEALDERLAKARSGVKRSGQAAMRTFELSRPAVGAQAIGIARGAYEYALEYAKNRVAFGRPIIENQAIAFALADMKMEIDAARLLVWRAAWMGRNDKPFTAGEGSMSKLKAGEVAVAVTEKAVQILGGAGYLREHPVERMFRDAKIYTIFEGTSEIQRLVISRAISGMQIR; from the coding sequence GTGGAGTTCTGGCTCGATCTCAACGAGGAACAAACGGATCTGCGCGACTGGGTCCACGGCTTCGCCGAGCAGGTCATCCGGCCGGCCGCGGCCGAGTGGGACGAGCGCGAACAGACGCCCTGGCCGGTGCTGCAGGAGGCGGCCAAGATCGGGCTGTACGGGTTCGAGTTCCTGATCAACACGTGGGCCGACAACACCGGGCTGTCGCTGCCGATCGCGAACGAGGAGCTGTTCTGGGGTGACGGCGGGATCGGGATGGCGATCTCCGGGACCTCGCTGGCGGTGGCCGCGATCTACGGCTCCGGGACGCCCGAGCAGCTCGTCGAGTGGGTGCCGCAGTGCTTCGGGGACGCCGACGAGCCGAAGGTGGCGGCGTTCTGCTCGACCGAGCCGGAGGCCGGCTCCGACGTGGCGTCGATGCGGACCCGGGCGGTCTACCACGAGGCGACCGACGAGTGGGTGATCACCGGTCAGAAGGCGTATGCGACCAATGGCGGCATCGCCAACGTGCATGTGGTCACCGCGAGTGTCGACCCGGCGCTCGGCTCCAAGGGGCAGGCCGCGTTCGTCGTGCCGCCCGGGACGGCCGGCCTGGTCGGCACGAAGAAGCTGAAGAAGCTCGGCCTGCGCGCCTCGCACACCGCCGACGTGTTCCTCGACGACGTGCGGATCCCGGGCAGCTGCCTGCTCGGCGGCAAGGAGGCGCTCGACGAGCGGCTGGCCAAAGCCCGCTCCGGCGTCAAGCGCAGCGGACAGGCCGCGATGCGGACCTTCGAGCTCTCCCGCCCCGCGGTCGGCGCCCAGGCGATCGGCATCGCCCGCGGCGCGTACGAGTACGCGCTGGAGTACGCGAAGAACCGGGTCGCCTTCGGCCGGCCGATCATCGAGAACCAGGCGATCGCGTTCGCTCTCGCCGACATGAAGATGGAGATCGACGCGGCGCGGCTGCTGGTCTGGCGGGCCGCCTGGATGGGGCGCAACGACAAGCCGTTCACCGCCGGTGAGGGCTCGATGTCGAAGCTCAAGGCCGGCGAGGTGGCGGTCGCGGTCACCGAGAAGGCCGTGCAGATCCTCGGCGGCGCCGGTTACCTGCGCGAGCACCCGGTGGAGCGGATGTTCCGGGACGCCAAGATCTACACGATCTTCGAGGGCACCTCAGAGATCCAGCGCCTGGTCATCTCCCGGGCGATCTCCGGCATGCAGATCCGCTGA
- a CDS encoding DUF2927 domain-containing protein translates to MGRRLPLASVALLGLAACGSPAAHTAVTPPSSSVVPVPPVIAAPTPPPAKPKISKAGLAYFFTVALSARYGTDAHAVVKWTHPTVTIGVHGGDAASRTCLNRVITDFNALSGTSDLALASGPADIEMHFAPVSRFRSLEPSYVAGNDGFFYMHWSGQNVITRATVLIRSTGISRTVRCHLIREELTGAMGLANSSGKYPDSVFYNRYSATPQKYSALDTEVIRLLYSDAVHPGDDQPTVTRAVTVG, encoded by the coding sequence ATGGGTCGGAGGTTGCCCCTGGCATCGGTGGCACTGCTGGGCCTCGCCGCGTGTGGCTCGCCGGCCGCCCACACCGCCGTCACGCCCCCGTCATCCAGCGTCGTCCCGGTGCCCCCGGTCATCGCCGCACCCACCCCGCCGCCGGCAAAGCCGAAGATCAGCAAGGCGGGGCTCGCCTACTTCTTCACCGTCGCGCTCAGCGCCAGGTACGGCACCGACGCCCACGCCGTGGTCAAGTGGACCCACCCCACGGTCACCATCGGGGTCCACGGCGGCGACGCGGCGAGCCGGACCTGCCTGAACCGGGTGATCACCGACTTCAACGCCCTGTCCGGGACGTCCGATCTGGCACTGGCCTCCGGGCCGGCCGACATCGAGATGCACTTCGCGCCGGTCTCCCGGTTCCGGTCCCTCGAGCCGAGCTACGTCGCCGGCAACGACGGATTCTTCTACATGCACTGGTCCGGCCAGAACGTGATCACCCGCGCCACCGTGCTGATCCGCTCGACCGGGATCAGCCGGACCGTCCGCTGCCATCTGATCCGCGAGGAGCTGACCGGAGCGATGGGTCTGGCCAACAGCTCCGGTAAGTATCCGGACAGCGTCTTCTACAACAGATACTCGGCCACCCCGCAGAAGTACTCGGCGCTGGACACCGAGGTCATCCGCCTGCTGTACAGCGACGCGGTCCACCCGGGCGACGACCAGCCGACGGTCACCCGGGCGGTCACCGTCGGCTAG
- a CDS encoding vanadium-dependent haloperoxidase, producing the protein MLSSKTFGRRAVLAAAAGAGAAVVLAPSAEAAGAADGRNDTLLDWYDLTATTIGVVTGPQQVTNSRTWAIAWIAAWRAVSMVRGGADAELALAAAVHETLITTNPAATAALDAALAATLARLSVRHPDRVVAAGADAARAVLAERAGDGLDPASVNRPYPPPAAAPGVWQPTPPAFASPVQSGQGDGRPFLVRIVEPLQPGPPPDLDSDIFLRDLAESRAVGAVDSTVRTAEQTAVARFWSQSSLNGFTGALRTTLAPGGSHAGRRRPLRERVGLIALFHAATIDAQITTYQAKYRFLRWRPVTAIRTGSVDPDPDWTPLLATPAHPEYPSGHTTYAGAAQAVLDTLAGPPRAAFTLTSAVATDVTRTYRRWSELTRDNIDARVWEGVHFRNTDETGAAVGRRAALAGLARWHGRPI; encoded by the coding sequence ATGCTCTCATCGAAGACTTTCGGTCGGCGGGCGGTGCTGGCCGCCGCAGCCGGTGCGGGCGCCGCCGTGGTGCTGGCGCCGTCGGCGGAGGCGGCCGGCGCGGCCGACGGGCGGAACGACACGCTGCTCGACTGGTACGACCTGACCGCCACCACCATCGGCGTCGTCACCGGGCCGCAGCAGGTCACCAACAGCCGAACCTGGGCGATCGCCTGGATCGCCGCCTGGCGCGCGGTGTCCATGGTGCGCGGCGGGGCCGACGCCGAACTCGCCCTGGCCGCCGCCGTCCACGAAACCCTGATCACCACCAACCCGGCCGCGACCGCCGCACTGGATGCCGCGCTGGCGGCGACCCTGGCCCGGCTGAGCGTCCGGCACCCGGATCGGGTCGTCGCCGCCGGGGCGGACGCGGCCCGCGCGGTGCTCGCCGAGCGGGCCGGCGACGGGCTCGACCCGGCATCGGTCAACCGGCCGTACCCGCCGCCGGCCGCGGCACCGGGGGTGTGGCAGCCGACGCCGCCGGCGTTCGCCTCGCCGGTGCAGTCCGGTCAGGGGGACGGCCGGCCGTTCCTGGTGCGCATTGTGGAGCCGCTGCAGCCGGGGCCGCCGCCGGACCTGGACAGCGACATCTTCCTGCGGGATCTCGCCGAGTCCCGGGCGGTCGGCGCGGTGGACAGCACGGTGCGGACCGCGGAGCAGACCGCGGTGGCCCGGTTCTGGTCGCAGTCGTCGCTGAACGGGTTCACCGGGGCGCTGCGGACGACGCTCGCACCCGGCGGGTCGCATGCCGGCCGGCGGCGGCCGCTGCGGGAGCGGGTCGGTCTGATCGCCCTGTTCCACGCGGCGACGATCGATGCGCAGATCACGACGTACCAGGCTAAATATCGGTTCCTGCGCTGGCGGCCGGTGACGGCGATCCGGACCGGGTCGGTGGACCCCGACCCGGACTGGACGCCGCTGCTCGCCACCCCGGCGCACCCCGAGTATCCGTCCGGTCACACCACCTACGCCGGGGCGGCGCAGGCCGTGCTCGACACCCTCGCCGGTCCGCCGCGGGCCGCGTTCACCCTGACCAGCGCGGTGGCGACGGACGTGACGCGGACCTATCGCCGCTGGTCGGAGCTGACCCGGGACAACATCGACGCCCGCGTCTGGGAGGGCGTGCACTTCCGCAACACCGACGAGACGGGTGCGGCGGTCGGCCGCCGCGCGGCGCTCGCCGGGCTGGCCCGCTGGCACGGCCGGCCGATCTGA
- a CDS encoding response regulator yields the protein MRLSIVEDERELAESLRRGLTAEGYPVDVAHDGSTGLEFAMTHAYQVDPGPARRRGRAAAPVRRRRRAPTPQPARRPAHTVEVAPADGDTADRAHHFHPIAVSDPLRSAPDGYLLIARSVGVTVDHR from the coding sequence ATGCGACTGTCGATCGTGGAGGACGAGCGGGAGCTCGCCGAGTCGCTGCGTCGTGGGCTCACCGCCGAGGGTTACCCGGTGGATGTGGCCCACGACGGCAGCACCGGGCTCGAGTTCGCGATGACACACGCCTACCAGGTAGACCCGGGACCGGCTCGCCGACGCGGTCGAGCGGCAGCGCCGGTTCGTCGCCGACGCCGCGCACCAACTCCGCAGCCCGCTCGCCGGCCCGCGCACACGGTCGAGGTCGCACCCGCCGACGGCGACACCGCCGACCGTGCCCACCATTTCCACCCGATCGCGGTGAGCGACCCGCTGCGGTCGGCGCCGGACGGCTACCTGCTGATCGCCCGGAGCGTCGGTGTCACGGTGGATCACCGGTGA
- a CDS encoding excalibur calcium-binding domain-containing protein produces MTPPQDPRGSVPAPQPPFRWKTWHKVTIGVVGATTLLGCGTAIVTLIPGRPERTVAAGATTLPVVTAATTAATASPSAPVPPGPASKAGPSPTALRTSPPVSYADCDAVIAAGAAPIRTGQPGFRKAFDTDGDGVGCEPADGVPATPSREPGPTDDGGLDPRFPNCAKARAAGYGPYHRGTDPEYDWYKDHDKDGVACD; encoded by the coding sequence GTGACACCACCGCAAGATCCCCGGGGGTCCGTGCCGGCTCCGCAGCCACCGTTCCGGTGGAAGACGTGGCACAAGGTCACCATCGGCGTGGTCGGTGCGACCACGCTGCTCGGCTGCGGGACGGCGATCGTCACGCTCATCCCGGGGAGACCGGAGAGGACGGTCGCCGCCGGCGCGACCACCCTGCCCGTGGTGACCGCGGCCACCACGGCGGCCACGGCGTCCCCGTCCGCGCCGGTCCCGCCCGGGCCGGCGTCGAAGGCCGGACCCTCCCCGACCGCCCTGCGGACCTCACCACCGGTCTCCTACGCCGACTGCGATGCGGTGATCGCGGCGGGCGCCGCGCCGATCCGCACCGGCCAGCCCGGCTTCCGGAAGGCCTTCGACACCGACGGCGACGGGGTGGGCTGCGAACCCGCCGACGGCGTCCCGGCGACCCCGTCCCGCGAACCCGGCCCCACCGACGACGGCGGGCTCGACCCGCGCTTCCCGAACTGCGCCAAGGCCAGAGCCGCCGGGTACGGCCCGTACCACCGCGGCACCGACCCCGAATACGACTGGTACAAAGATCACGACAAGGACGGCGTGGCCTGCGACTAG